In Nocardioides sp. JS614, the sequence CCAGGTTGAGGAACCGGATCTCGGCGCGGGAGGCCGTCGTGAGCGGGACGTCGGACTGCACCCGGAACGTCACCAGGGCCTGGCTGCGGTCGTAGTGCTCGACCTTCTTGACCTCGCCGACGCTGACGCCGGCGACCCGGACGTCGTCGCCCTTCACGAGCATCGAGGCGGTGCTGAAGACCGCCTGGTACGTCGTCCCCGCGCCGAAGCCGACGTTGCCCATGATGGCCGCGAGCAGGCCGGTCACCAGGATCGAGACCACGGTGAAGATCCCGAGCTTGATGCCGGCGGCGATCGTGGTCGAGTTGCGCGACATCACCTCCCACCTCCAGCGGGGGAGCTCACGACCGGGCCGTAGAGCAGCGAGCCCAGGGAGCCGTAGCTGTCCGCTGGCCGGCCGGTGAGCTGGGCGATCAGCGCGTTGACGACCTGCCGCTCCCCCGCGGTGCCGGAGTAGTCCGCGCCGATCCGGCCCAGCCCGAGCTGCGTCGGCAGCGGGCTGTCCGGCGGGTGCTCGTCCATGTCGCTGCCCTGGTCGAGCGCGACCGGCGGCGCCGGGACCTTCGGGTGCGGCAGGCCGAGGCACCAGGGTCCGTGGCCGACCTCGCCGTACGTCGGCCGGTCCCGCTCGTCGTAGGGGCGGTACTGGGCGGTGCCGAACTCGATGTACTGCTTGACCTGGTTGCCCTCGAAGGTGCGGGCCAACCGCGGTGCGTAGCGGGCCGCACCCGCGAGCAGGCAGGGCAGCTCGGGCGAGTACACGGCCAGCAGGCGCAGCATCGGCTCGGTGACCCGGCCGACCCGGATCAGGTTGGTGGAGTTCTCGTCCAGGACCCGCGTCGACGTGTCCGCCAGGCCCTGGAGGTCCGCGAAGAAGGTGCCGAGCTGGGCCTTGTTGTCGATCACGGTCCGGCCGGTGGTCGTGAGGTCGCGGAGCACACCGAGGAGGTCGGGCGCGGCGAGGTCGTAGGTGTCGGCGACGTCGGCGAGCTTGACCAGGTCCTGGCGCAGCGTCGGCAGGTGGTCGTCGATCTCCCCGAGGTAGTCGTCGAGCCGGTCCATGGTCTCGCCGAGCTGCTCGCCGCGCCCGCCGAGGGCGGTGGCGAGCGCATTCAGCGTGGCGTTGAGATCGGCCGGTCGGACCGAGCGCAGCAGCGGGAACAGGTTCGCGAGGATCCGGCTGAGCTCGACGTTCGTCTCGACCCGGTCGGCGGGGATCACGTCGCCGTCCGCGAGCGGCGTCGGCGACGGGTCGGCGGGCGTCACGAGCGAGATGAACTTCTGGCCGAACAGCGTCGTCGGCAGGATCTGCACCGACACGTTCTCCGGGATCCGCTTCGCCTCGTCCGGCTGGAGGGCGACCGTGATGACCGCCTGGTCACCGTCCTGCGACACCGAGCGGACCTGGCCGACCAGGGCGCCGTGCAGCCGGACGTCCCCGAACTTCGCCAGCTGCAGGCCCGCCCGGTCGGCCTGGATCGTCACGGTCGTGGCCGGCTCGAACACCTTCTGGTAGATCGCGATCGACAGCGCGATCAGCAGGGCGATGACCGCCAGGAACGCGACACCGGCCACCAGCAGCCGACGGTGCTCCCGCGGGCTGTCGTGGTAGATGTTCACCAGCATCGCGCGGCTACCCCGTGATCCGGACGGTGGTGGTGGAGCCCCAGATCGCGAAGCTCAGGAAGAAGTCGGCGACCACGATCGTCACGATGCTGGTGCGGATCGCCCGGCCGACGGCCATGCCGACCCCGGCGGGCCCGCCCGAGGCGGTGTAGCCGTAGTAGCAGTGGATCAGGATCACCGCCGCCGCGAGGAACAGGAGCTTGAAGAACGACCAGAGCATGTCGATCGGCGGCAGGAACTGCAGGAAGTAGTGGTCGTAGGTGCCTGGTGACTGCCCGTACACGAGCGTGGTGATCAGCCGCGGTGAGAGGTACGACGCGCTCAGGGCGACGACGTACAGCGGGATGACGGCGACGAACGCGGCCACCATCCGGGTGGTGACGAGGAACGGCAACGACGGGATCCCCATCACCTCGAGCGCGTCGATCTCCTCGGAGATCCGCATCGCGCCCAGCCGGGCCGTGTAGCCGCAGCCCACGGTGGCCGCGAGTGCGATCGCCGAGACCAGCGGCGCCACCTCGCGGGTGTTGAAGTAGGCCGAGATGAAGGCGCTGAACTTGGCGACGCCGATCTGGCTCAGGGAGGCGTAGCCCTGGATGCCGACCTCGGTGCCGGCGAAGAACGCGAGGAACGCGATCACGCCGACCGTGCCGGCGATCAGGCTCAGCCCGCCGGCGCCGAAGGTGACCTCGGCGAGGGTGTTGACGATCTCGCGCGGGTAGCGCCGGATCGCGCGCGGCGTCCAGGACAGTGCCTTGACGTAGAACAGCAGCTGGTCGCCGTACTGCTCGAGGGAGTCGCGCCGGCCCCGGTAGAAGGAGCCGCCGAGCGCGCTGATGGAGGCCATCGTGATCAGAGCCCCGGCGGGGGGACGACTTGGAAGTAGATGGCGGTGATGACGGCGTTCAAGAAGAACAGCAGCATGAACGCGACGATCACCGACTCGTTGACCGCGCGTCCCACACCGCTCGGGCCGCCGCCGGCGTTCAGGCCCTTGTAGGAGCCGACGATCGCGGCCAGCCACCCGAAGACGACCGCCTTGATCATCGAGATGTAGAGGTCCGGCAGGCTCGCGAGCGCGGTGAACGACGAGAGGAACGCGCCGGCCGAGCCGCCCTGCACGATCACGGTGAAGAAGTAGCCGCCGCCGATGCCGGCGCCGATCACGATCCCGTTGATCATCAGCGCGACGAACATGGTGGCGACCACGCGCGGCACGATCAGGCGCTCCAGCGGATCGACGCCGAGGACCTCCATCGCGTCGATCTCCTCGCGGATCTTGCGCGCGCCCATGTCGGAGCAGATCGCGGACCCGGCCGCTCCGGCGATGATCAGGGCCGCGGCGATCGGTGCCGCCTCGCGGACCACCGCGAGGACCGCGGTGGCACCGGCGAAGGACTGGGCGCCGAGCTGCCCGGTGAGGTTGCCGACCTGGAGCGAGATCACCGCGCCGAACGGGATCGACACCAGGATCGTCGGCATCAGCGTCACGCTGGTGATGAACCAGGCCTGCTCGACGAACTCGCGGAGCTGGAAGGGCCGGGTGAACATCCGCTTGGTCACCTCGACCACCATGACCGCGATCTCGCCGGGGCCCCGGATCACAGACACGGCAGAGAACGCCACGTGCCCACCTCCCCGGAGCTGTCAGACTGGCCGCCACAGAATAGAACGTGTTCTCATTTCGGGCAACGTCGAGCACCGCCCCTGCCTCCCGTGGGGGTCAACGACATTCGGCCGAGCGGGTGACGGCCGGCGCACCTACGATGTGCGCGTGGAGCAGGAGGTCTGGTCGTCGTTCACCCGCGACCCTCGGCACTCCGAGAACGCCTCGCTGCGCGCGTCCGACACCGACCGCGACGTGGTCCACCAGGTGCTCACCGAGGCGTACGCCGACGGCCGGCTGGACCGCGACGAGTTCGACACCCGCACCGCCGCCGCAGGCACCGCCCGCACGCTCGGCGACCTGCCGGCGCTGCTCGAGGGCCTGGTGCCGGTCTCGGTGCCGGTCCCGCTCACCGAGATCGGCGACGGCGTGCTGACGACGGCCCAGATCGAGGAGCGCGCGGTCGCCAAGTGGCGCGAGGAGCGGCGCTCGGCGACCGTCGGCTTCGTGGTCGCCTCGGTGGTCTGCTGGACCATCTGGGCGGCGGTGATGTTCGGCGGCTTCCCGTGGCCGGTCTTCGCCATGCTCGGCACCGGCATCAACGCCGCGAGGGTCGCGACCTCGCGCGCCGACCTGGTCGCCCGGGAGCGCCGCCGGCTGGAGAAGCGGCAGCGCAAGGCGCTCGGCCAGCCGTGGCGACCCGACGAAGATGCCGACCTATGAGCCTCCGGTCCCGCCGGCGTGCTCTACGTCGCGCTCGTGGTCGCCCGACTGGTCGGCCTCACGGTGGCCCGGCACCGGCCCGACACCTGAGCGCTACTGGGGGGTCAGGGCGTACGCGGAGCCGGCCACGGTGCGGATCCAGTCCCCGCCCGACCCGGCCTTGCGGAGCTTGCGGCGCAGGCTCGCGACGTGCACGTCGATGAGGAAGTCGGACTCGATGAAGTCGCCGCCCCAGATCGCGCCCACGAGGGAGGCGCGGTCGCGCGGCTTCCCGGGCTCCTCGGCGAGCGCGGCGAGCAGGTCCACCTCGGTGGGGGTCAGCGGCACCGGCTTGCCGTCGAGCATCGCCACGTGCCGGACCGGCACGAGGGTCAGCCCTCCCCCTGCCTCCAGCACGACCTCCTCGGGCTCCTCCGGGGGCGGCGCGAACCGCGGTCGGCGCAGCAGCGCGGAGACCCGGGCCGCGAGCTCCTTGGGCGAGAACGGCTTGGACAGGTAGTCGTCGGCGCCGAGGTCGAGGGCCAGCAGGCGGTCGACCTCCTCGGTGCGGCTGGTGATCATCATCACGTAGGCGTCGCTGAACTCGCGCACCTGGCGGCACACCTCGGTGCCGAGCATGTCGGGCAGCTGCACGTCCAACGTGATCAGCTCCGGCGTCAGCTCGCGCGTCAGCCGGACGCCCTCCCCACCGGTCTCGGCGCCCGCGGTCTCCAGGCCGACGCTGCGGAGCACGTGCTCGACCAGGTCGCGCAGGTCCTCGTCGTCCTCGACCACGACCGCCCGGCCCATCCGCGGCTCCTTCCCGAGGGTGCACCACGGGCGCCCTCTGCCCGAGCACATCTTGCCCCAACCGCGGCGTCGGCGAGGCGACGACGCCCCGGGCGCAGCCGTCGGGTAGAAGTGGGGCATGTCGCGCGACCCGGTCGAGTCCACGGAACGGCGCCGCCAGCGCGCCGTCGAGAGCCTGGCCCTCTCCGGCCGCAGTGAGGAGCGCCTGGACCGGATCGCGCGCCTGGGCGCCACCCTGTTCCGCGTCGAGCAGGCCACCGTCACGGTCCTCGACGGCGACCACGCGTGGTTCCCGGGAGCATTCGGCCTGGAGGTGCGCTCCGCACCCCGCGGGGAGACCTTCAGCGACCGCACCAGCGCGACCGACGACCTCGTCCTGGTCGAGGACGCCGCGCGCGACCCCCGGTTCGCCGACCTGCCGGCGGTGACCGACGCGGGCATCCGGTTCTACGCCGGTGTGCCCCTGCTCGACCCGACCGGCAACGCCGTCGGGACGTTCTGCCTCTACGACCGGTCGGACCGCACGCTGGACGCGGACGAGCTGCAGACGCTCCAAGACCTCGCGGCGTGGGCACAGCACGAGCTCGTCGCGTCGGGCGAGATGGTCCGCGCCAGCCAGGTCCAGGCGTCGATGCTGCCCTCGAAGCCGGTCCGGATCGGCGAGTGGGAGCTGAACGGCGCCTGCGTCCCCGCGCTCGCGGTCGGCGGCGATCTCTTCGACTACGCCGTGGGCAACGAGGTCGCGCACCTGGGGCTCGGCGACGTCATGGGCAAGGGCACCGGCGCGGCCCTGCTCGGCGCCGGCGTCCGCGCCGCGGTCCGGGGCACCCACGAGGCCGTCGTCTCCGGCGTCGACCTCGGCATCACGGTGACCCAGGTCGCCCGCAGCATGGCCCCGGACCTGATGCGCGCGGAGTCCTTCGTGACGCTCTTCGAGGCCGCCGTCGACCTCGAGGACGGGTTCCTGCGATACGTCGACGCGGGGATGGGGCTGTGCCTGGTCGTGCGCGCCGACGGCACGGTCGACCGGCTCGACAGCGAGGACCTCCCGATCGGGGTGCTGTTCGACGACCACTGGACCGAGCACACGACGACCATCGAGCCGGGCGACCGCCTGCTGCTGTTCAGCGACGGCCTGCTCGACCTGGTCGACGACCCGGACCGGTGGTGGGAGCCGATCGGCCGCCTGGTCGCCGGCCACGAGGACACGACCAGCCTGCTGTCCGCGATCGTCGAGCTGGCCTTCGAGCAGGTGCAGCTCGACGACGTCACGGCGGTCGCGATGTTCCGGCACCGGTAGCGCCGGGTCGCCTCGTCAACACCTGCGAGCGGACGACCGCGAGCCAGGCACCGGCGTAGCAGACGCTGGCCAGCTCGTCCGTGGGGTGGTGAGCGCCCTGGTACAGCCGGGCCAACGCCACGACGACCGGGACGACCAGGAGCAGCCACGGCCAGGGCCGGGTCCGGGGGGCGACCCACGCGAGCAGCAGCGCGATCCCGCAGTACACGGCGACCGCCGTACCGAGGTGTCCCGAGGGGAAGCTGTCGTCCGGCACCAGGCCGGGGTCGAGGATCCGCACCGGCGGCCGGTCCCGGCTGATCAGCGCGGTGGCGATGCCGTAGCAACCGCCGACCCCGGCCAGCACCAGTGCGATGAACACGACCGGGCGGAACGAGCGGCTCCAGAGCGCGAGGGCGATCGCGGCGAGGACCCCGATGGCGACTCCCACGATGGTCTCGCCGAGCAGCGTGCCCGCGTCGGCGACCTCGTTCAGGTCTGCGGTGCGTTCCCCCGCGAACCAGCGGACGGTGGCGTCGTCCCACGGCTCGACCGCCGCCTGGAGCGGTCCGGTGATCAGCCAGCCCAGGCCCAGCACGACGGCGACCACGAGCGCCCAGCCGATGGCCAGGATCGCCGCGACGCGCCGGCGTGGTGTCCCCTCCTCTGCGCCCTCCACTGCTCCTCCGGTCGCGCGTGCCCTACTGCTCGCCCTCGCCGTCGTCGAGCAGGCCGTCGCGGCGAGCCTCGGCGACGATCCGGCGGACGTTCTCCAGCGCACCGCAGTCGGCATCGACCTGGGCGTTCCGCTCCTCGGCGAACCGGGCGCCGAGCTCGGACCGCACCCGCTCCCCCACCTCCTCGCGGGCCGGGTTGAGGATCGTGAGCTCCTCCTCGGTCAGGTGGTGGTTGACCAGACGGGCCAGCTCCTCGACGGCGTCGTCGAACGCCTGGGTGTCGGTGCCCTTCAGCTCCAGCACGGCGAGCAGCGCCTCGTTGCCCTCGGCGTGCTCCTCCACGCCGTGGTCGGCCTCCTCGTCGTCGACGGCGTCCTTGCGCTTGAGCTTGGGGTAGACGTGCTTCTCCTCCGCCTCGGCGTGCGCGACGTGCAGTGCCGCGAAGGCCTGCCGGACCGCCTCGCGGTCCGAGCTCCTGTCGCGCAGGTCCCGCAGGAGCGCCTCGAAGCGACGGTGGTCATCGAGGATCAGCTCCACGACGTCACCCTGGACCGGGCGGCCGAGATCGATGTTGGTCATGCGAGGACGTAACCAGACCGGGACCGGCGCAAACCGGGCCAGGCACGGAACCCGGCCGCACGGGTAAGGATCCGGCGCGACCGGCCGATGAAGGGGCTGGAGAGCACGCGGATCAGGACGGTCGACATGGGGCAGCGCGGGGGAAGGGCCGCCGAGCGACGGCTGCTGCTGATCCGCGCCGCCGTCCTCGGCACGGCGATCCTGGGGGTCAACTACCTGACCTGGCGCTGGCTCTTCTCGATCAACTGGTCCGCCTGGTGGATCGGCATCCCGCTCGTGCTGGCCGAGACCTACAGCCTGGTCGAATCGCTCCTCTTCGGCCTGACGGTGTGGCGGCTCAAGGAGCGCGGCGAGCCGCCGGTGCCGTCCCCGGACCTGACCGTCGACGTCCTGATCGCGACGTACAACGAGCCGATCGACCTGGTCATGCGCACGGCGCGGGCAGCCCAGGCCATCGAGTACCCGCACCGGACCTGGGTGCTCGACGACGGCAACCGGGCCGAGCTGCGAGCCGCGGCGCGCGCCGCGGGGATCGGCTGGATCACCCGCTCCGCCGACTGGGCCGGCATGCCACGACACGCCAAGGCCGGCAACCTCAACAACGCCCTGCTCGTGACCGAGGGCGAGTTCCTGCTCATCCTGGACGCCGACCAGGTGCCGCTCCCCTCGATCCTCGACCGCACCCTCGGCTACTTCGACGACCCGCGGATGGCGCTCGTGCAGACCCCGCAGTGGTTCGTCAACGTGCCCGACGACGATCCCCTCGGCAGTCAGGCGCCCCTGTTCTACGGTCCGATCCAGCAGGGCAAGGACGGCTGGAACGCGGCCTACTTCTGCGGCTCCAACGCGGTCATCCGGCGCGAGGCCCTGATGCAGCTCGGGGTGTCCCGCTACGCGAACGAGGTCGAGGCCGGCGTGCACCGGGCGCTGCGCACCGCGCGGTCGGTGCTGCGCCGGGCTCGGCGGGGGCTCGGCCCCGCGGAGGAAGCCGTGCACCGCGCCCTCGACGCGATCGAGTACGACATCGCCCGCGCCCGGCGCGAGCTGGCGCGCGGCAGGGCGCTGATGGACGTCACCTACCGCTTCCAGCAGCGGGTCGCGACGGTTCGCCGCGAGCTGGTCGAAGCCGACTTGACGGCGGTGCAG encodes:
- a CDS encoding MCE family protein, whose amino-acid sequence is MLVNIYHDSPREHRRLLVAGVAFLAVIALLIALSIAIYQKVFEPATTVTIQADRAGLQLAKFGDVRLHGALVGQVRSVSQDGDQAVITVALQPDEAKRIPENVSVQILPTTLFGQKFISLVTPADPSPTPLADGDVIPADRVETNVELSRILANLFPLLRSVRPADLNATLNALATALGGRGEQLGETMDRLDDYLGEIDDHLPTLRQDLVKLADVADTYDLAAPDLLGVLRDLTTTGRTVIDNKAQLGTFFADLQGLADTSTRVLDENSTNLIRVGRVTEPMLRLLAVYSPELPCLLAGAARYAPRLARTFEGNQVKQYIEFGTAQYRPYDERDRPTYGEVGHGPWCLGLPHPKVPAPPVALDQGSDMDEHPPDSPLPTQLGLGRIGADYSGTAGERQVVNALIAQLTGRPADSYGSLGSLLYGPVVSSPAGGGR
- a CDS encoding MlaE family ABC transporter permease — protein: MASISALGGSFYRGRRDSLEQYGDQLLFYVKALSWTPRAIRRYPREIVNTLAEVTFGAGGLSLIAGTVGVIAFLAFFAGTEVGIQGYASLSQIGVAKFSAFISAYFNTREVAPLVSAIALAATVGCGYTARLGAMRISEEIDALEVMGIPSLPFLVTTRMVAAFVAVIPLYVVALSASYLSPRLITTLVYGQSPGTYDHYFLQFLPPIDMLWSFFKLLFLAAAVILIHCYYGYTASGGPAGVGMAVGRAIRTSIVTIVVADFFLSFAIWGSTTTVRITG
- a CDS encoding MlaE family ABC transporter permease produces the protein MAFSAVSVIRGPGEIAVMVVEVTKRMFTRPFQLREFVEQAWFITSVTLMPTILVSIPFGAVISLQVGNLTGQLGAQSFAGATAVLAVVREAAPIAAALIIAGAAGSAICSDMGARKIREEIDAMEVLGVDPLERLIVPRVVATMFVALMINGIVIGAGIGGGYFFTVIVQGGSAGAFLSSFTALASLPDLYISMIKAVVFGWLAAIVGSYKGLNAGGGPSGVGRAVNESVIVAFMLLFFLNAVITAIYFQVVPPPGL
- a CDS encoding DUF1707 SHOCT-like domain-containing protein, which translates into the protein MEQEVWSSFTRDPRHSENASLRASDTDRDVVHQVLTEAYADGRLDRDEFDTRTAAAGTARTLGDLPALLEGLVPVSVPVPLTEIGDGVLTTAQIEERAVAKWREERRSATVGFVVASVVCWTIWAAVMFGGFPWPVFAMLGTGINAARVATSRADLVARERRRLEKRQRKALGQPWRPDEDADL
- a CDS encoding response regulator transcription factor — encoded protein: MGRAVVVEDDEDLRDLVEHVLRSVGLETAGAETGGEGVRLTRELTPELITLDVQLPDMLGTEVCRQVREFSDAYVMMITSRTEEVDRLLALDLGADDYLSKPFSPKELAARVSALLRRPRFAPPPEEPEEVVLEAGGGLTLVPVRHVAMLDGKPVPLTPTEVDLLAALAEEPGKPRDRASLVGAIWGGDFIESDFLIDVHVASLRRKLRKAGSGGDWIRTVAGSAYALTPQ
- a CDS encoding PP2C family protein-serine/threonine phosphatase encodes the protein MSRDPVESTERRRQRAVESLALSGRSEERLDRIARLGATLFRVEQATVTVLDGDHAWFPGAFGLEVRSAPRGETFSDRTSATDDLVLVEDAARDPRFADLPAVTDAGIRFYAGVPLLDPTGNAVGTFCLYDRSDRTLDADELQTLQDLAAWAQHELVASGEMVRASQVQASMLPSKPVRIGEWELNGACVPALAVGGDLFDYAVGNEVAHLGLGDVMGKGTGAALLGAGVRAAVRGTHEAVVSGVDLGITVTQVARSMAPDLMRAESFVTLFEAAVDLEDGFLRYVDAGMGLCLVVRADGTVDRLDSEDLPIGVLFDDHWTEHTTTIEPGDRLLLFSDGLLDLVDDPDRWWEPIGRLVAGHEDTTSLLSAIVELAFEQVQLDDVTAVAMFRHR
- a CDS encoding phosphatase PAP2 family protein; protein product: MEGAEEGTPRRRVAAILAIGWALVVAVVLGLGWLITGPLQAAVEPWDDATVRWFAGERTADLNEVADAGTLLGETIVGVAIGVLAAIALALWSRSFRPVVFIALVLAGVGGCYGIATALISRDRPPVRILDPGLVPDDSFPSGHLGTAVAVYCGIALLLAWVAPRTRPWPWLLLVVPVVVALARLYQGAHHPTDELASVCYAGAWLAVVRSQVLTRRPGATGAGTSRPP
- a CDS encoding hemerythrin domain-containing protein, translating into MTNIDLGRPVQGDVVELILDDHRRFEALLRDLRDRSSDREAVRQAFAALHVAHAEAEEKHVYPKLKRKDAVDDEEADHGVEEHAEGNEALLAVLELKGTDTQAFDDAVEELARLVNHHLTEEELTILNPAREEVGERVRSELGARFAEERNAQVDADCGALENVRRIVAEARRDGLLDDGEGEQ
- a CDS encoding glycosyltransferase → MGQRGGRAAERRLLLIRAAVLGTAILGVNYLTWRWLFSINWSAWWIGIPLVLAETYSLVESLLFGLTVWRLKERGEPPVPSPDLTVDVLIATYNEPIDLVMRTARAAQAIEYPHRTWVLDDGNRAELRAAARAAGIGWITRSADWAGMPRHAKAGNLNNALLVTEGEFLLILDADQVPLPSILDRTLGYFDDPRMALVQTPQWFVNVPDDDPLGSQAPLFYGPIQQGKDGWNAAYFCGSNAVIRREALMQLGVSRYANEVEAGVHRALRTARSVLRRARRGLGPAEEAVHRALDAIEYDIARARRELARGRALMDVTYRFQQRVATVRRELVEADLTAVQSDLAAIAELERGTEDADDGLAGVDLSALDQLSARDWSPLGAVETVQALADAIDVDLGSEAQPIMPMATISVTEDMATCMRLHGLGWRTAYHDEVLARGLAPEDLAAMLTQRLRWAQGTVQVMLRENPLVQRRLRWGQRLMYFATMWSYLSGFAAIVYLAAPIVYLTTGVLPVQALSTEFFLRLAPFLVVNQLLFLLVASGRPTWRGQQYSLALFPVWIRSFTSAFGNVFLGRSLDFVVTPKTRPASSGPAWHLVRPQLWTIAALIAAGLVGVIRVAVGAAGAAGTAFNLVWVGFDLAIFSVIIKAARYEGFEPVSELAPPVETAHRGAA